DNA sequence from the Rubripirellula tenax genome:
AATGAGCGAAGTTGGATCCGTGTTGAGAGCGAACGCAGGAATGAAATTGTTCACTAACGCGCTCTCGATAAACAATTCGGTTTCAGTGCTGGGTGTGATGATACTATCACTAAAACTTGGTCCGACCGTGACAAGCATACTTGAGGCCACGGTCGGCCGGCTGCTTACTAGACGCATCCCGGCGAAAAACAGGCCGTCTTGCCCGCTGCGAATATCGCCGCCAGGTATCAGATTTCCGTTGTCCGTTTGAGTAGCGATAATGTCGACGGAAAAGGTTTGTCCGACCGCGACATTCTCTTCAACGGAGCCGAAGCTCAAAACCAAATCGGCCTGAGCTACGGAAGGGAGGATGACGCAGACTGCCACTAAACTTGCGGAAAAGAATCGCATTTCGTTATGCCTTTAATATCAATTGGAGTGTTGTAACGTTGAGTCTCTGATTGTTCGTTTCAGCAATGACTTTGGTCCCCAGACCGGGTCGCTGAACGGAGGACGAGTGCGGTAGCGAAACTCGCCTCGTTGTTTCCTGATCCGCCTGGGTCTTTACGACCTCAGCTACTTAGGATCTTTTGAAACCGCAGTCGGAATCGGAGGAAATCGCGAGCATCGACGTCACCGTCGCCATCGAAATCGAATGCAGCATTGAATGCTGAGTTGCCAGCCATTTTTTGGAACGCACGTCGGAATTGGAGGAAGTCGCGTGCATCCACATCCCGATCGCCATCGAAGTCACCGAAGTGGCGGAAGAACGTATCGGTCGCGTTATCACCGCTAGTGCCATCACCATTCGCGTCGAAATGATTGCCCGTCGCGTCCGTCACAGCCGATGCCAAGGTCGTCAGCGTGTAGTTGCCATCGGCTAGTGATCCGCCCGTAATCCCCGATCCGCTGAAGGTAAAGGTCGCAACCGTTTTTCCATTGAGTTCTTGCGTTGTTACCGAGGGGATGACTTGGGTGTTGGTCGTGGTGTTCATCAAGATGAACGCATTCGTATCGACTCCGTTGACAACTTCGCTGAAGGTGACGCTCAGGCTGTTCACCATGCTGCGCTGGGCACTTCCATTGTTGACGACGACTGATTCGATTTGCGGTCCAGTCATGTCGATCATGAACTGGTCTATCGCATTGGAATCCAGTGCGTTGCCAACCGCGTCCTGAATGCCGCTGCCGCTACTGCCCAGCGATAATTCATAGATGCCATCGGCTTCGGTGACGCTCGACAAGTCGATCGTGTACTGGCTCGGCGAGATTTGCGTCAAAGCCAATCCACTGATGTCGACCGGAGTTCCATCACGCGTGAGAGTCAAATCA
Encoded proteins:
- a CDS encoding PEP-CTERM sorting domain-containing protein (PEP-CTERM proteins occur, often in large numbers, in the proteomes of bacteria that also encode an exosortase, a predicted intramembrane cysteine proteinase. The presence of a PEP-CTERM domain at a protein's C-terminus predicts cleavage within the sorting domain, followed by covalent anchoring to some some component of the (usually Gram-negative) cell surface. Many PEP-CTERM proteins exhibit an unusual sequence composition that includes large numbers of potential glycosylation sites. Expression of one such protein has been shown restore the ability of a bacterium to form floc, a type of biofilm.), which encodes MRFFSASLVAVCVILPSVAQADLVLSFGSVEENVAVGQTFSVDIIATQTDNGNLIPGGDIRSGQDGLFFAGMRLVSSRPTVASSMLVTVGPSFSDSIITPSTETELFIESALVNNFIPAFALNTDPTSLILGTYSFTGLSSGSTMLTLVDPNPFDDWVFGNDAGENDAAVFAGAGSLTINVSAVPEPSSFVLVSCVAGLAIWRRRHRA